The nucleotide sequence GCAGTCTACTCGTGCCTGACGTTCGGCATCCCGTCCGACGTCGACGCGCTGCGGACTGCGGCGCGCGAGATGGCGCACAAGCTCCTGGCGCCGAATGCGGCACCGTAGCCGTCATGAAGGAGGTGCATTGTGAAAGCACCACAACTGAATCAACTCGCATCTGTTGGGACGGCGCGCCTGGTCGGCATCGTGTCGGGCGGGCTCGGGCTGGCGACGCTGGTCACGTCCATCTCACTGCTCGTGCGGCAGTGGCTGCGGACGCCGTTCCCCTATACCCCGGACGAATGGTGGTTTACGTTCGACACACCATCTGAGCAGGATGCTGTGCCGACCGTCGTCTCCAGCGTCCGGTAGTCGTCGGGCGTATCAAGATCCAGATGGGTGCCACGGCGCTCGATGTCGGTGACGGGCACATCGGCCAGCGCCAGGCTGCGGCGGTGCCGACCGGCGCTCCCCAGCCCGAATGCCGGGGCGATGGCATCGGGCGGTGCCAGCAGGAGCGCATTCGTGCCGGTGCCGTGGCGATCCGGCGCGATCACAGCGCTGTCCAGCGAGGCGGCATCGACCAGCGCCCGAATGTCGCTGACCTCCAGCACCGGCAGATCCGGAAGCAGGATCAACAGCCCATCTGCCGCACCGGCGAGCGCCCAGCGTTGCCCCTGGCGCACGGCGGCGTTCAGCCCCTCAGTCTCCTGCAGCAGCACCTCGGCGCGCGAATCCAGACCGGCGGCTTGCAACGCCGGGTCGCGGGTGATGACTGCGACGCGTTCGATTCCTGCACCGGCGACGGCGGCAATGGCCCGATTGAGCAAGCCCAGCGCCAGCGCAGACCGCTCTGTTTCCGATAGTTGGGTCGACAGGCGACTCTTCGGATTCGCCAGCCCGCGGAACGGCAGCAGTGCGAAGAGTCGCAGGCTGGTGCTGCATCGCCCCGACCGTGCTGGATGCTCGACTGCGCAGACTGTCATCGGGCGCTTCGCGATGTCGCGAGTGACTGCGCGAACGCCAGCGTCTCGCGCGCCAGCCGCTCACGGTCGTCGTTGTTCCGCATGATCGAATCGGTCACCAGGACACGCACCCCAAGGTCCTCGATCGCCATAGTCAGATCGCGATCCACCGAATCAATCACCAGTCCATCGGCCAGCCCGGCGTAGATACGGGCAACGCCCAGTGCCGAGACGTCGTGCCCCAGCCCCTGCATCATCGCCGCCGCCGGACCCTTCAGCGCCTCGCCACCGACGATCGGCGAGACGACGACAACCGGTGCGTCGGCATCGTCCAGCGCGGCCCGCATGCCCGGCAACCCCAGGATCGGACCGATCGAGACGAAC is from Thermomicrobiales bacterium and encodes:
- the cofC gene encoding 2-phospho-L-lactate guanylyltransferase; amino-acid sequence: MTVCAVEHPARSGRCSTSLRLFALLPFRGLANPKSRLSTQLSETERSALALGLLNRAIAAVAGAGIERVAVITRDPALQAAGLDSRAEVLLQETEGLNAAVRQGQRWALAGAADGLLILLPDLPVLEVSDIRALVDAASLDSAVIAPDRHGTGTNALLLAPPDAIAPAFGLGSAGRHRRSLALADVPVTDIERRGTHLDLDTPDDYRTLETTVGTASCSDGVSNVNHHSSGV